The following proteins are co-located in the Paralichthys olivaceus isolate ysfri-2021 chromosome 2, ASM2471397v2, whole genome shotgun sequence genome:
- the LOC138411531 gene encoding transcription factor HES-4-like — MKAAEIRLSLQRPLQHRDPHMAPTITAAMTDSQEHLTRSHKLRKPLVEKLRRERINSSIEQLKSLLGPEFLKQQPDSKLEKADILEMTVDFLTQLQQQNQQQRRLMKHFNKLQSSSDEKLREADFSPLSSTVHTSITKDQSPINSAPWRPW; from the exons ATGAAGGCAGCAGAGATCAGATTGTCTCTACAGAGACCTCTACAGCACAGAGATCCACACATGGCTCCTACAATCACTGCAGCAATGACCGACTCTCAGGAGCATCTGACTCGCAGCCACAAG ctcagaaaGCCTCTGGTGGAGAAGTTACGCAGAGAGCGAATCAACAGCAGCATCGAGCAGCTCAAGTCTCTCCTGGGTCCAGAGTTCCTCAAACAGCAGCCAGACTCCAAGCTGGAGAAAGCAGACATCCTGGAGATGACAGTTGACTTCctgacacagctgcagcagcagaaccaaCAGCAGAGAAGACTGATGAAGCACTTCAACAAGCTGCAGTCTTCCTCTGATGAGAAGCTGAGAGAGGCTGACTTCTCTCCTCTGAGCTCCACAGTCCACACCAGCATCACCAAAGACCAGAGTCCGatcaacagcgccccctggaggccGTGGTAG
- the LOC138411532 gene encoding transcription factor HES-4-like, with protein sequence MKAAEIRLSLQRPLQHRDPHMAPTITAAMTDSQEHLTRSHKLRKPLVEKLRRERINSSIEQLKSLLGPEFIKQQPDSKLEKADILEMTVDFLTQLQQQNQQQRRLMKHFNKLQSSSDEKLREADFSPLSSTVHTSITKDQSPVNSAPWRPW encoded by the exons ATGAAGGCAGCAGAGATCAGATTGTCTCTACAGAGACCTCTACAGCACAGAGATCCACACATGGCTCCTACAATCACTGCAGCAATGACCGACTCTCAGGAGCATCTGACTCGCAGCCACAAG ctcagaaaGCCTCTGGTGGAGAAGTTACGCAGAGAGCGAATCAACAGCAGCATCGAGCAGCTCAAGTCTCTCCTGGGTCCAGAGTTCATCAAACAGCAGCCAGACTCCAAGCTGGAGAAAGCAGACATCCTGGAGATGACAGTTGACTTCctgacacagctgcagcagcagaaccaaCAGCAGAGAAGACTGATGAAGCACTTCAACAAGCTGCAGTCTTCCTCTGATGAGAAGCTGAGAGAGGCTGACTTCTCTCCTCTGAGCTCCACAGTCCACACCAGCATCACCAAAGACCAGAGTCCGgtcaacagcgccccctggaggccGTGGTAG
- the LOC138411533 gene encoding transcription factor HES-4-like, with amino-acid sequence MKAAEIRLSLQRPLQHRDPHMAPTITAAMTDSQEHLTRSHKLRKPLVEKLRRERINSSIEQLKSLLGPEFLKQQPDSKLEKADILEMTVDFLTQLQQQNQQQRRLMKHFNKLQSSSDEKLREADFSPLSSTVHTSITKDQSPVNSAPWRPW; translated from the exons ATGAAGGCAGCAGAGATCAGATTGTCTCTACAGAGACCTCTACAGCACAGAGATCCACACATGGCTCCTACAATCACTGCAGCAATGACCGACTCTCAGGAGCATCTGACTCGCAGCCACAAG ctcagaaaGCCTCTGGTGGAGAAGTTACGCAGAGAGCGAATCAACAGCAGCATCGAGCAGCTCAAGTCTCTCCTCGGTCCAGAGTTCCTCAAACAGCAGCCAGACTCCAAGCTGGAGAAAGCAGACATCCTGGAGATGACAGTTGACTTCctgacacagctgcagcagcagaaccaaCAGCAGAGAAGACTGATGAAGCACTTCAACAAGCTGCAGTCTTCCTCTGATGAGAAGCTGAGAGAGGCTGACTTCTCTCCTCTGAGCTCCACAGTCCACACCAGCATCACCAAAGACCAGAGTCCGgtcaacagcgccccctggaggccGTGGTAG
- the LOC138406016 gene encoding uncharacterized protein, with product MTLYADLALQDSVKEQLFRCKLHMLERKCCSGVEKLKALIGEHLHSGIPVADILEKTKSLLTLRKALLSHSGYSKYSRDILRLFPDAEDDLAPLCF from the exons ATGACTCTGTACGCAGACCTCGCTCTTCAGGACAGCGTCAAGGAGCAGCTCTTCAG GTGTAAACTGCACATGCTGGAGAGGAAGTGCTGCTCTGGAGTGGAGAAGCTGAAGGCTCTGATTGGAGAGCACCTCCACAGTGGGATCCCAGTTGCAGACATCCTGGAGAAAACCAAGTCGCTTCTCACCTTGAGGAAAGCGCTGCTGTCTCACAGCGGCTACTCCAAATACTCCAGGGACATTCTGCGTCTGTTTCCTGATGCTGAGGACGACCTGGCTCCTCTCTGCTTCTGA
- the LOC109635428 gene encoding transcription factor HES-5-like, which produces MAPTITAAMTDSQEHLTRSHKLRKPLVEKLRRERINSSIEQLKSLLGPEFLKQQPDSKLEKADILEMTVYFLRRLQQQKQQQNPAVGSAAVNRGYSRCVQEVAHFLSSEEVKAQSQRRLMKHFNKLQSSSDEKLREADFSPLSSTVHTSITKDKSLVNSAPWRPW; this is translated from the exons ATGGCTCCTACAATCACTGCAGCAATGACCGACTCTCAGGAGCATCTGACTCGCAGCCACAAG ctcagaaaGCCTCTGGTGGAGAAGTTACGCAGAGAGCGAATCAACAGCAGCATCGAGCAGCTCAAGTCTCTCCTGGGTCCAGAGTTCCTCAAACAGCAGCCAGACTCCAAGCTGGAGAAAGCAGACATCCTGGAGATGACAGTTTACTTCCTCAGacgactgcagcagcagaagcagcagcagaatccaGCTGTGGGCTCAGCAGCGGTCAACCGGGGCTACTCCAGATGTGTCCAAGAGGTGGCACACTTCCTGTCCAGTGAGGAGGTGAAGGCACAGTCGCAGAGAAGACTGATGAAGCACTTCAACAAGCTGCAGTCTTCCTCTGATGAGAAGCTGAGAGAGGCTGACTTCTCTCCTCTGAGCTCCACAGTCCACACCAGCATCACTAAAGACAAGAGTCTGgtcaacagcgccccctggaggccGTGGTAG
- the LOC109635416 gene encoding transcription factor HES-5-like yields the protein MKAAEIRLSLQRPLQHRDPHMAPTITAAMTDSQEHLTRSHKLRKPLVEKLRRERINSSIEQLKSLLGPEFLKQQPDSKLEKADILEMTVYFLRRLQQQQQQQNPAVGSAAVNRGYSRCVQEVAHFLSSEEVKAQSQRRLMKHFNKLQSSSDEKLREADFSPLSSTVHTSITKDKSLVNSAPWRPW from the exons ATGAAGGCAGCAGAGATCAGATTGTCTCTACAGAGACCTCTACAGCACAGAGATCCACACATGGCTCCTACAATCACTGCAGCAATGACCGACTCTCAGGAGCATCTGACTCGCAGCCACAAG ctcagaaaGCCTCTGGTGGAGAAGTTACGCAGAGAGCGAATCAACAGCAGCATCGAGCAGCTCAAGTCTCTCCTGGGTCCAGAGTTCCTCAAACAGCAGCCAGACTCCAAGCTGGAGAAAGCAGACATCCTGGAGATGACAGTTTACTTCCTCAGacgactgcagcagcagcagcagcagcagaatccaGCTGTGGGCTCAGCAGCGGTCAACCGGGGCTACTCCAGATGTGTCCAAGAGGTGGCACACTTCCTGTCCAGTGAGGAGGTGAAGGCACAGTCGCAGAGAAGACTGATGAAGCACTTCAACAAGCTGCAGTCTTCCTCTGATGAGAAGCTGAGAGAGGCTGACTTCTCTCCTCTGAGCTCCACAGTCCACACCAGCATCACCAAAGACAAGAGTCTGgtcaacagcgccccctggaggccGTGGTAG